Genomic window (Longimicrobium sp.):
CGGGGTGGACGACTATCGCGAGGGGCAGCCGTCGCTGCGGGCGCTCCCCCCGCCGGAGGACCGCGACTTCACGCTGCTGCTGGCGCACAACCCCGACCAGGCGGAGCACGCCCGCCGCGAGTACGACGCCGTGGACCTGATCGTGAGCGGGCACACGCATGGCGGACAGGTGAGGCTGCCGTTCGTGGGCGCGCTGAGGAATCCCGCGGAATTCGACGAATTGTACGAAGAGGGGCTGCGGCGGCGGCCATGGACGCAGGTGTACACGTCGCGCGGGGTGGGCACGGTGGGCCTCACGTTGCGCTTCCTGTGCCGCCCGGAGGTGGCCGTGCTGGAGCTTACCGCAGCCCCGCGTCCAGCGCGGGATTCGGCAAACTTTTGATCCAGTGAACGGCCCGCCTCTTGCACGAGAGGTGGCGAAATCAGTCCGGGGGCGGCGCGCGACGGAAGGCGGCGTGCCCGGCGTGGGACCGGATTCCGTCGTAGCGGAGAGGGGACTGCATGTCGCGACAGACTGGGGTGGTCGAGTTCTTCAAGGACGACAAGGGGTTCGGCTTCATTCGTCCAGACGATGGCGGAAAGGACGTGTTCGTCCACCACTCATCGATCCAGATGGAGGGGTTCAAATCCCTGAAGCGGGGCGACCGGGTGGAGTACGACATCCAGGAGGATCCGAAGGGTCCGCGCGCCAACAACGTGACGCGTGTGGCCGAAGGCTGAGCCTCCATCGTCCGTGTACCAAAGAGCGGCGCCGTCCACCCGGACGGCGCCGCTCTCGTGTTGGGGCCCTCACCCGGTCGCGCTTTGAATCTACGCCGCTCGCGCCGGTGTCATCCCGATGGAGCGGCCACCCGCAAGTTGCGGCACCACCAAACCTTGCACCGACTGAGGGATCCGCCACACAGCAATCGGAGCGCACGCGAACTTCAGCGTGATCGGGGCTCTGGGAGCGGGTAAACCCGCCGCTGAGCAAAGCGGAAAGTCCCGGCTCGGGTCGCTGTCGCGTCCCGTCCGGAGCTTCAAGCACACGCACGCCTCGCCTGCCGAAGCACGCGACAGGAGCCGTCCGCTCTCGCCCTTCGAACTCACCGCGGTTCCGCGCTCGTCCTAGAGAAGAGAGCAACAGTCTGCGTGCATCCGCGAAGCTGCAGCGTCACCCGTGGTGTGTGGCGGATCCTTCAGTCGCTGCAAGGTGTTGCGCTGCGTCAGGTTGCGCTTGGCCGCTCCTTCAGGATGACATCCGCTGGTTTCTGGATGACTCCGGGCCCTAGCCTCGTCCCCAGCAACCCGCGGACCCCGTGGCTACGGGACGAGGATGATCTTCCCGAACTGGCCGCCGGCTTCCAGCCGCTCATGGGCCTCGCGTGCGTCATCCAGCGGCATCACACTGTCGATCACCGGGCGAATGCGGCCCGCGAACACCGCGCGCAGCATGTCCTCGAACTCCGAGCGCGACGCCATCGTGGTCCCGATCACCTCGATCTGCTTCCAGAACACCGACCGCACGTCCAGTTCCACCTTGGGACCGGCCGTGCCCCCGTACGTCACCAGCCGCCCGCCGCGCGCCAGGGAGCGCACCGAACCTGCCCAGGTAGCCGCGCCCACGTTCTCGACCACCACGTCCACGCCGCGCCTTTCCGTGTCCCTGTACACCGCCTTGGCCCAGTCCACCTCCAGCCGGTCGTAGACGAAGTCCGCGCCCAGCTCCCGGAGGCGCGACACCTTGTCCGCCCCGCTCGTCACCGCGAACACCCGCGCCCCCATCATCCGCGCGATCTGTACCGCGGCGATGGCGGTGCCGCCGGATGCCCCGATCACGAGCACGTCCTCTCCCGGCTTCAGCCGCGCGCGGGAGACGAGGGCGCGCCAGGCCGTCTGGTACGAGATGGGAAGAGCGGCGGCCTCCTCGAACGACAGGCCGTCGGGAAGGCGGTACGCGTGGTCCGCATCCACGGCGACGAATTCCGTGAATCCCCCGTCCGTGTGCTCGCCCCAGATGCGGTATCGTTCGCACATCGAATGCTCCCCGCGCGCGCAGTCGCGGCAGTGGCCGCACCAGAGCGAGGGATTCACGACCACCCGTTCGCCCACGCGCGCCGCATCCACCCCGTCTCCCGCCTGGACGATCACCCCCGCCGCGTCCGAGCCGCCCACGTGTGGCATGGTCGTTTCGATGGGGATGCCCCGCCGCACCCACA
Coding sequences:
- a CDS encoding cold shock domain-containing protein; protein product: MSRQTGVVEFFKDDKGFGFIRPDDGGKDVFVHHSSIQMEGFKSLKRGDRVEYDIQEDPKGPRANNVTRVAEG
- a CDS encoding zinc-binding dehydrogenase — translated: AGRSLPPFGRVPTFRARTITRPRSRFTMQMRAAIFHENGGPEVVRIETVPHPSPGPGQVLVEVRAAALNHLDLWVRRGIPIETTMPHVGGSDAAGVIVQAGDGVDAARVGERVVVNPSLWCGHCRDCARGEHSMCERYRIWGEHTDGGFTEFVAVDADHAYRLPDGLSFEEAAALPISYQTAWRALVSRARLKPGEDVLVIGASGGTAIAAVQIARMMGARVFAVTSGADKVSRLRELGADFVYDRLEVDWAKAVYRDTERRGVDVVVENVGAATWAGSVRSLARGGRLVTYGGTAGPKVELDVRSVFWKQIEVIGTTMASRSEFEDMLRAVFAGRIRPVIDSVMPLDDAREAHERLEAGGQFGKIILVP